The Lutibacter profundi genome includes a region encoding these proteins:
- a CDS encoding aminotransferase class I/II-fold pyridoxal phosphate-dependent enzyme, translated as MKDLFERIVKDKGPLGKWAKQAEGYYVFPKLEGEISNRMKFNGKEVITWSINDYLGLANHPEVRKVDAEAAKEYGMAYPMGARMMSGHTKFHEQLEQELADFEEKEAAYLVNFGYQGMVSAIDALVSKNDVIVYDMDAHACIIDGVRLHPGKRFTFKHNDIDSLEKNLQRATKIAEEHNGGILVISEGVFGMRGEQGKLKEIIDLKKEYNFRLLVDDAHGFGTLGKEGRGTGFEQGVQDGIDVYFATFAKSMAGIGAFFAADKDIIQYLQYNMRSQMFAKSLPMPMVKGALKRLDMLRTMPELKEKLWENVNALQNGLKDNGFDIGKTNTCVTPVFLEGDIPEAMAMVNDLRENHGIFCSIVVYPVIPKGMILLRLIPTTSHTLEDVEITIESFSAIRTKLEKGIYKRIAATMV; from the coding sequence ATGAAAGATTTATTTGAAAGAATAGTAAAAGATAAAGGTCCACTTGGAAAATGGGCAAAACAAGCTGAAGGATATTATGTTTTTCCAAAATTAGAAGGAGAAATTTCAAACAGAATGAAGTTCAATGGGAAAGAGGTTATCACATGGAGCATTAATGATTATTTAGGGTTGGCAAATCATCCTGAGGTAAGAAAAGTAGATGCAGAAGCGGCTAAAGAATATGGTATGGCATATCCTATGGGTGCTAGAATGATGTCGGGTCACACAAAATTTCATGAACAACTTGAGCAAGAATTAGCAGATTTTGAAGAAAAAGAGGCTGCTTATTTGGTGAATTTCGGATACCAAGGAATGGTATCAGCTATTGATGCTTTGGTAAGTAAAAATGATGTTATTGTTTATGATATGGATGCACATGCCTGTATTATTGATGGTGTTAGATTACATCCAGGAAAGCGTTTTACTTTTAAGCATAATGATATTGACAGTTTAGAAAAAAATCTACAAAGAGCAACCAAAATAGCCGAGGAACACAATGGAGGAATTTTAGTTATTTCTGAAGGTGTTTTTGGTATGCGTGGCGAGCAAGGAAAACTAAAAGAGATTATTGATTTAAAAAAAGAATATAACTTTAGATTATTAGTTGATGATGCACACGGTTTTGGAACACTAGGAAAAGAGGGTAGAGGTACGGGGTTTGAACAGGGAGTTCAAGACGGAATAGATGTTTATTTTGCAACATTTGCAAAATCGATGGCAGGAATAGGTGCTTTTTTTGCTGCAGATAAAGATATAATTCAATATTTACAATATAATATGCGTTCTCAAATGTTTGCAAAATCTCTACCAATGCCAATGGTAAAAGGAGCTTTAAAGCGTTTGGATATGCTAAGAACAATGCCAGAATTAAAAGAAAAGCTTTGGGAAAACGTGAATGCACTTCAAAATGGATTAAAAGATAATGGATTTGATATTGGGAAAACAAATACCTGTGTTACTCCAGTATTTTTAGAAGGTGATATTCCAGAAGCAATGGCAATGGTAAATGATTTAAGGGAAAACCATGGCATATTTTGCTCAATTGTTGTTTATCCTGTAATCCCAAAAGGAATGATTCTTTTAAGACTAATACCAACAACATCACATACATTGGAAGATGTAGAGATAACTATTGAATCCTTTTCAGCAATTAGAACTAAACTTGAAAAAGGTATATATAAACGTATTGCAGCCACTATGGTTTAG
- a CDS encoding amidohydrolase family protein codes for MKKSIILIIFLFSIVINSQEYFPNNTGVKTKANTTIAFTNATIYVTPSQIINKGTLLIKDGKVLHVGLAVTIPKGAEIINLNGKYIYPSFIDVYASFGISKPKRKPNSRNSKPQYDAQRKGYYWNDHIRPDTNPITIFKFDKSKAKELLKAGFGVVNTHLQDGIVRGNGLLISLNSNPSSSNIIIDNKSAQYLSFQKSSKSKQVYPNSLMGAMALLRQVYLDAEWYAKGLSKNNDLALDAFNRNKKLVQIFDAGGKQNDLRADKIGDQFGVQYVIVGGGNEYEDIEEIKATNATFIIPINFRKAYDVSNPYFASKIDVSDMRKWNQEPANLSVLQKNGVRFSITTHKLKSIANFNKNLQKAIKFGLDKTVALEALTTVPATILRKSNEIGTLQKGRYANFLITSGEIFEPKTITYENWVQGSKNVINDMNIKDITGNYTLSLNNEKYLLSITGKERKLTSSIKKDSLKIKSKISYTNNWLTITINETKDSPKFTRLVGRINNASNDLNGTSVDVSGKEFKWKAIKQPSEKKKKEKEKEASKLSLMPITFPNTAFGFAKRAKQETILIKNATVWTSEKEGILQNTDVLIKNGKISKIGKKLHAGSAKIIDGTGKYLTAGIIDEHTHIAAVAINEAGQNSSAEVTIEDVINPDDIKIYRNLAGGVTTVQILHGSANPIGGRSAIIKLKWGETASNMLYKNSPKFIKFALGENVKQSNWGSNNTVRFPQTRMGVEQVYLDYFQRAKEYDDLKKTGKPYRKDVELETLAEILNKERFISCHSYVQSEINMLMKVAEKFNFKINTFTHILEGYKVADKMRQHGVGASTFSDWWAYKYEVNDAIPYNAAILHNMGITVAINSDDAEMSRRLNQEAAKTIKYGGVSEQEAWKFVTLNPAKLLHIDDKVGSIKVGKDADLVLWSDNPLSIYAKAEKTIINGTIYFDIQKDLALRKSIQKERNTLINMMLNEKINGNPVQSPKKKATINFHCDTVLEY; via the coding sequence ATGAAAAAATCAATTATTTTAATAATTTTCCTATTTTCTATTGTTATCAATTCTCAGGAATATTTTCCCAATAATACGGGTGTTAAAACCAAAGCTAATACAACTATTGCTTTTACAAATGCCACAATTTATGTTACTCCTTCACAAATTATAAACAAAGGAACGCTACTTATAAAAGACGGTAAAGTTCTCCATGTAGGATTAGCTGTTACAATACCTAAAGGAGCAGAAATTATAAATTTAAACGGTAAGTATATTTATCCTTCATTTATTGATGTTTATGCAAGTTTTGGAATTTCTAAACCTAAAAGGAAGCCTAATTCACGAAACAGTAAACCTCAGTACGATGCCCAAAGAAAAGGTTATTATTGGAACGACCACATTAGACCAGATACGAACCCTATTACTATTTTTAAATTTGATAAAAGCAAAGCTAAAGAACTTTTAAAAGCTGGGTTTGGTGTTGTAAATACTCATTTACAAGATGGTATTGTAAGAGGAAACGGACTTTTAATTTCTTTAAATTCAAATCCTTCTAGTAGTAACATAATTATAGACAATAAGTCTGCCCAATACTTATCTTTTCAAAAAAGCTCTAAATCAAAACAGGTATATCCTAATTCTTTAATGGGTGCTATGGCTTTACTTCGTCAAGTATATTTAGATGCTGAATGGTATGCTAAGGGACTTTCAAAAAACAACGATTTAGCATTAGATGCCTTTAATAGAAATAAAAAATTAGTTCAAATTTTTGATGCCGGCGGGAAACAAAATGATTTAAGAGCTGATAAAATTGGTGACCAATTTGGTGTTCAATACGTAATTGTTGGAGGAGGTAATGAATATGAAGATATTGAAGAAATAAAAGCTACAAATGCTACTTTTATAATCCCCATCAACTTTCGTAAAGCATACGATGTTAGCAATCCATATTTTGCAAGTAAAATTGATGTAAGTGATATGCGTAAATGGAATCAGGAACCTGCAAACTTAAGTGTATTGCAAAAAAATGGTGTTCGTTTTTCAATCACCACTCATAAATTGAAATCAATTGCTAATTTTAATAAAAATCTTCAAAAAGCCATTAAATTTGGCTTAGATAAAACCGTTGCTTTAGAAGCATTAACTACAGTTCCTGCCACAATTTTAAGAAAATCTAATGAAATAGGAACGCTACAAAAAGGACGCTATGCTAATTTTTTAATTACTTCAGGAGAAATATTTGAACCTAAAACTATAACTTATGAAAATTGGGTTCAAGGAAGTAAAAATGTAATAAATGATATGAATATTAAAGATATTACAGGAAACTATACCTTATCTTTAAATAATGAAAAATATCTTTTATCTATTACAGGTAAAGAGAGGAAGTTAACAAGCTCAATAAAAAAAGATAGTCTAAAAATAAAATCTAAAATATCTTATACTAATAATTGGTTAACTATCACAATTAATGAAACCAAAGACTCTCCAAAATTTACTAGGCTGGTTGGCAGAATTAATAATGCATCTAATGATTTAAATGGAACAAGTGTTGATGTTAGCGGCAAAGAATTCAAATGGAAAGCTATAAAACAACCTTCAGAAAAGAAGAAAAAAGAAAAAGAAAAAGAAGCTTCTAAACTTTCTTTAATGCCTATAACCTTTCCAAACACTGCTTTTGGTTTTGCAAAAAGAGCGAAACAAGAAACTATATTAATTAAGAATGCAACCGTTTGGACAAGTGAAAAGGAAGGGATATTACAGAATACAGATGTTTTAATAAAAAACGGTAAAATTTCTAAAATAGGTAAAAAGTTACATGCAGGAAGCGCAAAAATTATTGATGGTACTGGAAAATATTTAACTGCTGGAATTATAGATGAACATACACATATTGCAGCTGTTGCTATTAATGAAGCTGGGCAAAATTCTTCTGCTGAAGTAACTATTGAAGATGTTATAAACCCTGATGATATTAAAATTTACAGAAATTTAGCAGGTGGAGTAACTACCGTTCAAATATTACATGGTTCAGCAAATCCTATTGGTGGCCGTTCAGCTATTATTAAATTAAAATGGGGCGAAACTGCTAGCAATATGCTTTATAAAAATAGTCCTAAATTTATCAAATTTGCATTGGGTGAAAACGTTAAACAATCTAATTGGGGAAGTAATAATACCGTTAGATTTCCTCAAACTAGAATGGGTGTTGAACAAGTGTATCTAGATTATTTCCAAAGAGCAAAAGAGTACGATGATTTAAAAAAAACGGGGAAACCTTATAGAAAAGACGTAGAACTAGAAACATTAGCAGAAATTTTAAATAAAGAACGCTTTATTTCTTGTCATTCTTACGTACAAAGTGAAATTAATATGTTAATGAAAGTTGCCGAAAAATTCAATTTCAAAATAAATACTTTTACACACATTTTAGAAGGTTATAAAGTAGCTGACAAAATGAGGCAACACGGTGTAGGCGCTTCAACATTCTCAGATTGGTGGGCTTATAAATATGAAGTGAATGACGCAATACCATACAATGCTGCTATATTACACAACATGGGAATTACAGTAGCAATTAATTCTGATGATGCCGAAATGTCTAGAAGATTAAATCAAGAAGCCGCCAAAACTATTAAATACGGAGGTGTAAGCGAACAAGAAGCATGGAAATTTGTAACCTTAAACCCTGCTAAACTATTACATATTGATGATAAAGTTGGAAGTATAAAAGTTGGAAAAGATGCTGATTTGGTTTTATGGAGTGATAACCCATTATCCATTTATGCCAAAGCTGAAAAAACAATTATTAATGGTACAATATATTTTGATATTCAAAAAGATTTAGCATTGAGAAAATCTATCCAAAAAGAACGCAATACATTAATTAATATGATGCTTAATGAAAAAATTAATGGAAACCCCGTTCAATCACCTAAAAAGAAAGCAACCATTAATTTTCACTGTGACACCGTATTAGAATACTAA
- a CDS encoding YbaB/EbfC family nucleoid-associated protein: protein MFGDLSEMMTKLKEAQVKIEETKKRLDTVLIDDEAGNGNIKVTVTANGIIKNISISENLKDREEIEDYLIIALNKSLQKASEIRENELAQAAKNGMPNIPGLDLLD from the coding sequence ATGTTTGGAGACTTATCGGAAATGATGACAAAGCTTAAAGAAGCTCAGGTAAAAATTGAAGAAACTAAAAAACGCTTAGATACGGTTTTAATTGATGATGAAGCTGGTAACGGCAACATAAAAGTTACTGTTACTGCCAATGGAATTATTAAAAATATTTCAATTTCTGAAAACCTAAAAGATAGGGAGGAAATTGAAGATTATTTGATTATTGCGCTCAATAAATCGTTACAAAAAGCAAGTGAAATACGTGAAAATGAACTTGCTCAAGCCGCTAAAAATGGAATGCCAAATATTCCTGGGTTAGATTTACTTGACTAG
- a CDS encoding amidohydrolase family protein yields the protein MKKQYIYSFIFLFIIGKIIAQQTPAPKQTTDYSIEGATAHIGNGEVIENSLIMFSNGKLQFVGSANTKITRLGNIINAKGKHVYPGFIVANTSLGLGEIDAVRATLDYDEVGAMNPHIRSLIAYNSESKVVESMRPNGVLMGQITPRGGTMSGTSSIVQFDAWNWEDAALKVNDGIHINWPQSFTYGKWWLGEDPGAKPDKEYATNVKKITSFIANSKRYLKTKRNPKNIPFEAMEGLFNGEKKMYIHASGVQEITDAIHFIKKAGINNIVIVHGNDAYKIADLLVKNNIPVILERAHRVPKSNDSDYDLPYRSAKLLVDKGITVAIGMEGSMERMSARNLPFYAGTYAAYGLNKEEALKLITLNAAKILGIDAIVGSLEVGKDATLFISEGDALDMRTNVLTNAFIQGRKINLETHQTKLWEKYSKKYGLQ from the coding sequence ATGAAAAAACAATATATATATAGTTTCATTTTCTTATTTATAATTGGAAAAATTATAGCACAACAAACACCAGCTCCTAAACAAACTACAGATTATAGCATAGAGGGCGCTACAGCACATATAGGAAATGGAGAAGTAATTGAAAATTCACTTATCATGTTTTCTAATGGAAAGCTACAATTTGTAGGAAGCGCAAACACAAAAATTACTCGTTTAGGAAACATTATAAATGCTAAGGGAAAACATGTTTACCCTGGTTTTATTGTTGCAAATACGTCGTTAGGTTTAGGAGAAATTGATGCTGTTAGAGCCACGTTAGATTATGATGAAGTAGGCGCTATGAATCCTCATATAAGAAGTTTAATAGCATACAACAGCGAATCTAAAGTAGTTGAAAGTATGCGACCAAACGGTGTATTGATGGGGCAAATTACACCTAGAGGTGGTACTATGTCTGGGACTTCTTCAATTGTTCAGTTTGACGCTTGGAACTGGGAAGATGCTGCCCTAAAGGTTAATGATGGAATCCATATCAACTGGCCGCAAAGTTTTACCTATGGAAAATGGTGGCTTGGTGAAGATCCTGGAGCCAAACCTGATAAAGAATATGCAACTAATGTAAAAAAAATAACTTCGTTTATTGCAAATTCTAAAAGGTATTTAAAAACCAAAAGAAACCCTAAAAATATTCCTTTTGAAGCTATGGAAGGGCTATTCAATGGAGAAAAAAAAATGTACATACATGCAAGTGGCGTTCAAGAAATTACAGATGCTATACATTTTATAAAAAAAGCAGGAATCAATAATATTGTAATTGTTCATGGAAATGACGCCTACAAAATTGCAGATTTACTAGTTAAAAATAATATTCCTGTAATTTTAGAAAGAGCCCATAGAGTGCCAAAGAGCAATGATTCTGATTATGATTTACCCTATAGATCTGCAAAACTTTTAGTTGATAAAGGAATTACCGTTGCTATTGGCATGGAAGGAAGTATGGAACGAATGAGCGCTAGAAATTTACCTTTTTACGCAGGAACCTACGCTGCTTATGGATTAAATAAAGAAGAAGCATTAAAGCTAATTACCTTAAATGCTGCCAAGATTTTAGGAATTGATGCTATTGTTGGATCTCTAGAAGTTGGCAAAGATGCTACACTATTTATTTCTGAAGGTGATGCATTGGATATGAGGACAAATGTGCTTACAAATGCCTTTATTCAAGGTAGAAAAATTAACCTTGAAACACATCAAACCAAATTATGGGAAAAATATTCTAAGAAATATGGTTTACAATAA
- a CDS encoding ATP-dependent DNA helicase has protein sequence MIKTALEFYNDIIDKFPFEPTISQDVLLEKLSKFIFEDKKGTLFLIKGYAGTGKTTSISTVVNNLWRANKKAVLLAPTGRAAKVISGYSNRQAFTIHKKIYHPRKNKSGGVDFVLQTNKHTNTIFIVDEASMIPDSPSGTKLFENNSLLDDLISYVYSGVHCKLILIGDTAQLPPVKLDISPALDVHKLTLNYQKDVTEIELDEVMRQHKDSGILINATQLRLILKNNGFSNFQFQLGFPDIIRLIDGYEIEDAINTAYDNIGVEDTTFIVRSNKRANLYNQQIRSKIRGQENEISTGDYIMVVKNNYYWLKDTSEAGFIANGDICEILEIFNIKELYGFRFAEVKIRMIDYPNQKPFETVLLLDTINSESPSLSYNDSNRLYQEVAKDFAHEKSKYKQLLAIKKSKYFNALQVKFSYAVTCHKSQGGQWKNVFIEQPYLPEGQNIEYLRWLYTAITRAQEKVFLIGFKDDFFVD, from the coding sequence ATGATAAAAACGGCACTAGAATTTTATAATGATATTATTGACAAGTTTCCATTTGAACCTACAATTTCACAAGATGTATTACTTGAAAAACTCTCAAAATTTATTTTTGAAGACAAAAAGGGTACGTTATTTTTAATTAAAGGATATGCTGGAACTGGTAAAACAACTTCAATTAGTACTGTAGTTAATAATTTATGGAGAGCCAATAAAAAAGCAGTATTACTCGCCCCTACAGGTAGAGCTGCTAAAGTTATTTCAGGATATTCTAACAGGCAAGCTTTTACAATCCATAAAAAAATATATCATCCACGAAAAAATAAATCTGGTGGAGTAGACTTTGTATTGCAAACAAATAAGCATACAAACACAATATTTATTGTTGATGAAGCCTCTATGATTCCAGATTCTCCTTCAGGAACTAAACTTTTTGAAAATAACTCATTATTAGATGATTTAATCTCTTACGTATACTCTGGGGTACATTGTAAACTAATATTAATAGGTGATACGGCACAATTACCACCAGTAAAACTTGATATTAGTCCGGCTTTAGATGTACATAAATTGACATTAAATTACCAGAAAGATGTCACAGAAATTGAATTGGATGAAGTTATGCGCCAGCATAAAGACTCAGGAATTTTGATTAATGCAACTCAACTTCGTTTAATTTTGAAGAATAACGGATTTAGTAATTTTCAATTTCAATTAGGTTTTCCAGATATAATTAGACTTATTGATGGTTATGAAATTGAAGACGCTATAAATACAGCTTATGATAATATTGGAGTGGAAGACACCACTTTTATAGTACGATCAAATAAACGAGCGAATCTGTACAACCAACAAATTAGAAGTAAAATTAGAGGACAAGAAAATGAAATTTCAACAGGAGATTATATTATGGTTGTTAAAAACAATTATTATTGGCTAAAAGATACAAGTGAAGCAGGCTTTATTGCCAATGGAGATATTTGTGAAATTTTAGAAATTTTTAATATAAAGGAGTTGTATGGTTTTAGATTTGCTGAAGTTAAAATTCGTATGATTGATTATCCCAATCAAAAACCTTTTGAAACGGTACTTTTATTAGATACTATAAATTCAGAATCTCCATCGCTTTCTTATAATGATTCTAATAGACTGTACCAAGAAGTAGCAAAAGATTTTGCTCATGAAAAATCAAAATACAAACAATTACTAGCAATTAAAAAAAGTAAGTACTTTAACGCACTACAAGTTAAATTCTCGTATGCAGTTACTTGCCATAAATCACAGGGAGGACAATGGAAAAATGTTTTTATAGAGCAACCGTATTTGCCTGAAGGTCAGAATATTGAATATTTAAGGTGGCTATATACAGCCATTACAAGAGCACAAGAAAAAGTATTTTTAATAGGTTTTAAAGATGATTTTTTTGTAGATTAG
- a CDS encoding S9 family peptidase, whose translation MIENNIEPPKAEKIEKRLKIHGDVRIDNYYWLNERENPKVIDYLKAENSYYDTITANTKQFQEELYKEMKSRIKEDDESVPYKKNGFYYLTRFKKGKQYPIYARKKKTLKAKEEIMFDVNEMAKKHSYYRLSGLSVSPNNELISFGVDTVSRRQFTLQFKNLTTGELYPEKIENTTGNAAWASDNKTVFYTQKNSETLRSEKVFKHILGTDPSTDVEVYFEEDEAFSTYVYRTKSDKYIIIGSHSTVSTEYRILEAENPTGEFRVFQPRERNLEYNIAHYGDYFYILTNKDGATNFKLMKTPEKETFKKNWIDVISHREDVLLEDISIFKNFLVLEERINGLNKIRVIRWDDSEDYYLPFEEETYSAGVYFNPEFDTNVIRYGYNSMTTPSSVIDFNMVTKTKEIKKEQQVLGGKFDKNNYKSERLWATAIDGTKIPISLVYHKNTPLTTNTPLLLYGYGSYGHTIDAGFSSTRLSLLDRGFVFAIAHVRGSEYLGRKWYEDGKLLKKKNTFSDFIASAKFLIKIQYTSKEHLYASGGSAGGLLMGAIINMNPELFHGVLASVPFVDVLTTMLDDSIPLTTGEYDEWGNPNEKEYYDYIKSYSPYDNVSKQKYPNLLITTGLNDSQVQYFEPAKWIAKLRELKTDKNILVMHTNMEAGHGGASGRFEALKEVARDYSFILDLEGYISFKKNY comes from the coding sequence ATGATAGAGAATAATATTGAGCCACCAAAAGCTGAAAAGATTGAAAAAAGGTTGAAGATTCATGGTGATGTAAGAATTGATAATTATTATTGGTTAAACGAAAGAGAAAACCCTAAAGTTATTGATTATTTAAAGGCTGAAAATTCATATTATGATACAATAACTGCGAATACAAAGCAATTTCAGGAAGAGTTATATAAAGAAATGAAATCTCGTATTAAAGAAGACGATGAGTCAGTTCCTTATAAGAAAAATGGATTTTATTACCTAACGCGATTTAAAAAGGGGAAACAGTATCCTATTTATGCTCGTAAAAAGAAAACCTTAAAAGCTAAGGAAGAAATTATGTTTGACGTTAATGAAATGGCTAAAAAACATAGCTATTACAGGCTTTCAGGCTTGTCTGTAAGTCCAAATAATGAATTAATTTCTTTTGGGGTTGACACAGTTAGTCGAAGACAATTTACATTGCAGTTTAAGAATTTAACGACAGGAGAATTATATCCTGAAAAAATTGAAAACACTACGGGTAATGCAGCTTGGGCAAGCGATAATAAAACGGTTTTTTATACACAAAAAAATTCAGAAACTTTACGCAGTGAAAAAGTATTTAAACATATTTTAGGTACAGATCCTTCTACAGATGTTGAAGTGTATTTTGAAGAAGATGAGGCATTTAGCACCTATGTTTATAGAACTAAATCTGATAAGTATATTATCATTGGTTCGCATAGTACGGTTTCTACAGAATATCGTATTTTAGAAGCTGAAAACCCAACAGGAGAATTTAGGGTATTTCAACCTAGAGAACGTAATTTAGAATATAATATAGCACATTATGGAGATTATTTTTATATACTTACCAATAAAGATGGAGCAACAAATTTTAAATTAATGAAAACTCCTGAAAAGGAAACCTTCAAAAAAAATTGGATTGATGTTATCTCGCATAGAGAAGATGTTTTACTAGAAGACATTTCTATTTTTAAAAACTTTTTAGTACTTGAAGAGCGTATAAATGGGTTAAATAAGATTCGAGTTATACGTTGGGATGATTCTGAAGATTATTACTTACCATTTGAAGAAGAAACATATTCTGCAGGCGTATATTTCAATCCAGAATTTGATACAAACGTAATCCGTTATGGATACAATTCAATGACTACTCCAAGTTCTGTGATAGATTTTAACATGGTAACTAAAACAAAAGAAATCAAAAAAGAACAGCAGGTTTTAGGAGGAAAATTCGATAAAAATAATTATAAAAGTGAACGTTTGTGGGCAACAGCCATTGATGGAACTAAAATTCCAATATCGTTAGTTTATCATAAAAATACACCATTAACAACAAATACACCCTTACTTTTATACGGTTATGGCTCATATGGGCACACTATAGATGCAGGGTTTAGTTCAACTCGCTTAAGTTTGTTAGATAGAGGGTTTGTTTTTGCAATTGCACATGTAAGAGGAAGTGAATATTTAGGTAGAAAGTGGTATGAAGACGGCAAACTATTAAAGAAAAAAAACACATTCTCCGATTTTATTGCTAGTGCAAAATTTTTAATAAAAATACAATATACATCAAAAGAACATTTGTATGCAAGTGGAGGTTCAGCAGGTGGGTTATTAATGGGGGCTATTATTAATATGAATCCTGAATTGTTTCATGGAGTTTTGGCTTCTGTTCCTTTTGTTGATGTTCTTACTACAATGTTAGATGATAGTATTCCTTTAACTACAGGAGAATACGATGAATGGGGAAATCCAAATGAAAAAGAGTATTATGATTATATAAAATCTTACTCACCATATGATAATGTTTCTAAACAAAAATATCCAAATTTATTAATTACTACAGGTTTAAATGATTCTCAAGTGCAGTATTTTGAGCCTGCAAAGTGGATAGCTAAATTACGCGAATTAAAAACTGATAAAAATATTTTAGTAATGCATACAAATATGGAAGCCGGTCATGGTGGAGCCTCAGGAAGATTTGAAGCGTTAAAAGAGGTAGCTAGAGATTATAGTTTTATTCTAGATTTAGAAGGTTACATAAGTTTTAAAAAAAATTATTAA
- a CDS encoding PLP-dependent cysteine synthase family protein: MTQNTGISNNILDLIGNTPLIKLNKITKNLIGNFYVKYEGFNPGHSMKDRIAIHIIEEAERQGLLKKGSTIIETTSGNTGFSIALVSIIKGYKCILAVNSKASAGKINMLKAMGAKVYVCPAHVNADDPRSYYEVAKRLHRETANSVYINQYFNKLNGDAHYHSTGPEIWNQTNGEVTHIVAASGTGGTISGVSKYLKEQNPAIKTLGVDAFGSILKKFHETREFDKNEIYPYRIEGLGKNLIPTATDFDVIDVFEKVTDEAAAHRARELALTEGLFTGYTSGAVVQATLQYAEKGYFDKNSKVVLILPDHGSRYMEKIYSDDWMRDQGFFDTQKQAHEVVEYIK; encoded by the coding sequence ATGACACAAAATACAGGTATAAGTAACAATATTTTAGACCTTATTGGTAACACTCCTCTAATCAAATTAAATAAAATCACAAAAAATCTTATTGGTAACTTTTATGTAAAGTATGAAGGTTTTAACCCTGGTCATTCTATGAAAGATAGAATTGCTATACATATCATAGAAGAAGCAGAAAGGCAGGGATTATTAAAAAAAGGGAGTACTATTATTGAAACAACTTCAGGTAATACAGGTTTTAGTATTGCATTAGTAAGTATAATTAAAGGATATAAATGCATACTTGCAGTTAACTCTAAAGCTTCAGCAGGCAAAATTAATATGCTTAAAGCTATGGGAGCAAAAGTATATGTTTGTCCGGCGCATGTGAATGCAGATGACCCTCGTTCATATTACGAAGTCGCAAAAAGACTTCATAGAGAAACGGCAAATTCAGTATATATTAATCAATATTTCAATAAGTTAAATGGAGATGCGCATTATCATTCAACAGGTCCAGAAATATGGAATCAAACTAATGGAGAAGTAACACATATAGTTGCAGCAAGTGGTACGGGAGGAACAATTTCAGGTGTATCTAAATATTTAAAAGAACAAAATCCAGCCATTAAAACTTTAGGTGTTGATGCCTTTGGTTCAATTTTAAAGAAATTTCATGAAACAAGAGAATTTGATAAAAATGAAATATATCCATACAGAATTGAAGGTTTAGGTAAAAATTTAATTCCTACGGCAACCGATTTTGATGTAATTGATGTTTTTGAAAAAGTGACAGATGAAGCTGCAGCCCATAGAGCCAGGGAATTAGCATTAACAGAAGGCTTATTTACAGGGTATACAAGTGGAGCAGTGGTGCAAGCAACATTACAATATGCTGAAAAGGGATATTTTGATAAAAACTCAAAAGTAGTTTTAATTTTACCAGACCATGGATCGCGTTATATGGAAAAAATTTATAGTGATGACTGGATGCGAGACCAAGGATTTTTTGATACTCAAAAACAGGCCCATGAAGTTGTTGAATATATTAAATAG